The following proteins are encoded in a genomic region of Kosakonia oryzae:
- the dosP gene encoding oxygen-sensing cyclic-di-GMP phosphodiesterase DosP produces the protein MHQYKEPAVSPSQGEDILFAALEQNMMAAVLIDEQDRVMFYNRAAEKLWGYRRDDVLGQSVSILIPHDLKAAHPGFIRHHREGGDSRVEGMSRELQLERKDGERIWTRFALSRVVNAGKVCYLALARDATLEMEQREQTRLLLLAVDHISKPVIVLDTGRRIVQANRAFTEAFGLSLSEAAGKRLDSVLNIPDDPPDNRQRLQNLLRKNEREQNEFQALASNGENVWFNATLSPVLAKNGQLQNLVMTFSDITEDRKIRELERALLSAMRSNLPIGEMGEIICRNIVAVLGQAHASLKILQNNVPQRWACSAEKLDCPGVISRAVTIRRRDGVAAGILTIDTVAGKENRALTERVADISQHLAALVLEQENSRQQIEHLIKFDPLTGLPNRRHLQDYLDQRLATAETKAPVVLMMMVDHFQDVIDAQGYATAEQLLSIVANRLRNSLGAGQYLSKIEGQQFVLVDSENDVSSMTRVAEVLENAVSEPINFNNTTFSLTLSIGISYEAGKDRDWLLSTAHSAMDHIYRSGGNGWQFFNQELNRAARERLLLGASLKRAVAENRLRLVYQPQINIATGELYGLEALARWWDPEHGEVPPARFIPLAEEVGEIENIGIWVLREACRQLAQWRKNWPDFPALSVNLSAIHFHNIQLPMQVLDAINEFAIPGEMLTLEITESMVMAPDDELSARFQTLRDMGVGLSVDDFGTGFSGLSRLVTLPVTEIKIDKSFVDSCLTDNRSRSLLEAITGIGQSFGMTVVAEGVETREQLQLLRHIGCPVVQGYYFSRPIPPEEVPEWFLTTFPRLIAQEAQP, from the coding sequence ATGCACCAGTATAAAGAACCGGCGGTATCGCCATCGCAGGGGGAAGATATTCTCTTTGCTGCACTTGAGCAGAATATGATGGCTGCCGTGCTGATTGATGAGCAGGACAGGGTGATGTTTTACAATCGCGCGGCAGAAAAATTATGGGGCTACCGCCGTGACGATGTGCTCGGACAAAGTGTCTCCATTCTGATTCCGCATGATCTAAAAGCCGCGCATCCTGGCTTTATTCGCCATCATCGCGAGGGCGGTGATTCACGCGTTGAGGGGATGAGCCGGGAATTGCAACTGGAGCGAAAGGACGGCGAGAGGATCTGGACGCGCTTTGCCCTTTCCCGGGTCGTGAACGCAGGAAAAGTCTGTTATCTCGCGCTGGCGCGTGACGCCACTCTGGAGATGGAACAGCGGGAACAGACGCGTCTGTTGCTGCTGGCCGTTGACCATATCAGCAAACCGGTGATCGTGCTGGATACCGGACGGCGTATTGTGCAGGCGAACCGGGCTTTTACGGAGGCGTTTGGTCTGAGCTTAAGTGAGGCGGCGGGAAAACGCCTGGATAGCGTCCTCAATATTCCGGATGATCCGCCGGATAACCGGCAGCGTCTGCAAAACCTGTTGCGCAAGAATGAGCGCGAGCAGAATGAGTTTCAGGCGCTTGCCAGCAATGGCGAGAACGTCTGGTTCAACGCCACCCTCAGCCCGGTTCTTGCCAAAAATGGCCAGTTGCAGAATCTGGTAATGACTTTTTCTGATATCACCGAAGATCGCAAGATCCGCGAACTTGAACGGGCTTTGCTTTCCGCGATGCGCAGCAATCTGCCGATCGGTGAAATGGGCGAAATCATCTGCCGTAATATCGTCGCCGTGCTGGGGCAGGCGCACGCTTCGCTGAAAATCCTGCAAAATAATGTTCCGCAACGCTGGGCGTGCAGCGCCGAAAAACTCGACTGTCCGGGAGTCATATCGCGCGCCGTGACGATTCGCCGACGCGACGGTGTTGCCGCAGGTATCCTGACGATCGACACCGTGGCTGGCAAGGAAAACCGAGCCTTGACTGAGCGTGTCGCCGATATCAGCCAGCACCTGGCCGCGCTGGTGCTGGAACAGGAAAATAGCCGGCAGCAGATTGAACATCTGATTAAATTCGATCCGCTAACCGGGCTGCCTAACCGCAGACATCTGCAAGATTATCTCGATCAACGGCTGGCGACAGCGGAGACGAAAGCGCCAGTAGTGCTGATGATGATGGTTGATCACTTCCAGGATGTCATTGATGCGCAGGGGTATGCCACCGCTGAGCAGCTCCTCTCAATCGTGGCTAACCGGCTGCGCAATAGCCTCGGCGCGGGCCAGTATCTGAGCAAAATAGAGGGGCAACAGTTTGTGCTGGTGGATAGTGAGAATGACGTTAGCAGCATGACGCGGGTTGCGGAAGTGCTCGAAAACGCCGTCAGTGAACCTATCAACTTTAATAACACGACGTTTTCATTGACGTTGAGTATCGGCATTAGCTATGAGGCGGGTAAAGATCGCGACTGGCTGCTGTCCACTGCGCACAGCGCCATGGATCATATTTACCGCAGCGGCGGTAACGGCTGGCAGTTCTTCAATCAGGAGCTTAACCGCGCTGCGAGGGAGCGCCTGCTTTTGGGAGCGTCGCTGAAGCGCGCCGTTGCGGAAAATCGCTTGCGGTTGGTCTATCAGCCGCAGATCAATATCGCTACCGGTGAATTGTATGGTCTTGAAGCGCTGGCCAGATGGTGGGACCCAGAACACGGCGAAGTGCCGCCTGCGCGGTTTATTCCGCTGGCGGAAGAGGTGGGAGAAATCGAGAATATCGGCATCTGGGTGTTGCGCGAGGCATGCCGCCAACTGGCGCAGTGGCGCAAAAACTGGCCGGATTTTCCTGCGCTTTCTGTCAATTTGTCGGCCATTCACTTTCACAATATCCAGCTTCCCATGCAGGTACTGGACGCCATCAACGAGTTTGCCATCCCCGGTGAAATGCTGACGCTGGAAATTACCGAAAGTATGGTCATGGCGCCGGATGATGAGCTATCAGCGCGTTTTCAGACGCTGCGCGATATGGGGGTTGGTCTGTCGGTAGATGATTTCGGGACGGGGTTTTCCGGGCTTTCCCGGCTGGTCACGCTGCCGGTGACCGAAATTAAAATCGATAAAAGCTTTGTCGATAGTTGTCTGACGGATAACCGGAGCCGTTCGCTGCTGGAGGCAATAACCGGCATCGGGCAGAGCTTTGGCATGACGGTGGTGGCGGAGGGCGTCGAAACCCGTGAACAGTTACAGCTCCTGCGGCATATTGGATGCCCGGTGGTCCAGGGCTACTATTTTTCCAGACCGATTCCTCCGGAAGAGGTTCCAGAGTGGTTTTTAACGACCTTCCCAAGGCTTATCGCGCAAGAGGCGCAGCCCTGA
- a CDS encoding DinI family protein — MFVELVYDKRNVEGLSGAREIILDELTRRVHRLFPDADVRVKPMQANGLNSDASKNDREKLNRMLEEMFEEADMWLVAE, encoded by the coding sequence ATGTTCGTTGAACTGGTCTATGACAAACGCAATGTTGAAGGGCTTTCCGGCGCCAGGGAAATCATCCTTGATGAACTTACCCGGCGTGTTCACCGTCTGTTTCCTGATGCCGATGTCCGGGTAAAACCCATGCAGGCCAACGGGCTAAACAGCGATGCCAGTAAAAACGACCGGGAAAAGCTGAACCGGATGCTCGAGGAAATGTTTGAAGAAGCGGATATGTGGCTGGTGGCGGAGTAA
- a CDS encoding putative hemolysin, whose product MRYVLWVLPFLVTACSTTKPDAPLPPQIGKANPAAMYCQQKGGQRVPVQSPQGVRTECKLPNGEVIDEWTLWRRDHPQSGS is encoded by the coding sequence ATGCGCTATGTTTTATGGGTTTTGCCGTTTTTAGTCACCGCTTGCTCCACAACGAAACCCGATGCGCCGTTGCCGCCGCAGATCGGTAAAGCCAATCCGGCGGCGATGTACTGCCAGCAAAAGGGCGGGCAGCGGGTGCCGGTTCAGAGCCCGCAGGGGGTGCGTACCGAGTGTAAATTGCCGAATGGTGAGGTAATCGATGAATGGACGCTGTGGCGTCGCGATCATCCGCAATCCGGATCGTGA
- a CDS encoding CynX/NimT family MFS transporter codes for MTTRLSSRGQQGVLLIAGILMIATTLRVTFTGAAPLLDAIRAEYGLSTAQTGMLTTLPLLAFALISPLAAGVARRFGMERSLFAAMVLICLGIAIRSLPSSTLLFVGTAVIGCGIALGNVLLPGMLKRDFAGHVAKLTGAYSLTMGASAALGSALVVPLAQSGAGWHGALLMLMVFPLLALLLWLPHLRRGAPAQISASGALHSRGIWRSALAWQVTLFLGINSLIYYIIIGWLPSILLTQGFSEAQAGSLHGGLQLATAAPGLLVPVFLHRLKDQRGIAALVALLCAVGSLGLWLLPAHAVLWTVIFGFGSGATMILGLTFIGLRASSAHQAAALSGMAQSVGYLLAACGPPLMGKIHDASGDWHLPLLACTVLAVVMAVCGAFAGRDREIISR; via the coding sequence ATGACCACTCGCCTTTCTTCCCGTGGGCAACAAGGGGTGCTGCTGATTGCCGGTATCCTGATGATTGCAACCACGTTACGCGTCACGTTTACCGGCGCGGCGCCGTTACTCGATGCCATTCGTGCAGAATATGGTTTAAGCACAGCCCAAACCGGCATGCTTACCACACTGCCGCTGCTGGCGTTTGCGCTGATCTCTCCGCTGGCTGCCGGTGTTGCCCGCCGTTTCGGCATGGAGCGCAGTCTGTTTGCCGCAATGGTGCTGATTTGTCTTGGCATCGCCATCCGTTCCCTGCCATCCTCCACGCTGCTGTTTGTTGGCACGGCGGTGATTGGTTGCGGCATAGCACTCGGCAACGTGCTGTTGCCAGGCATGCTGAAGCGTGACTTCGCCGGGCATGTGGCGAAACTGACCGGCGCCTACTCCCTGACGATGGGCGCGTCTGCAGCGCTCGGCTCCGCGCTGGTGGTTCCGCTGGCGCAGAGCGGCGCGGGCTGGCACGGCGCATTGCTGATGCTGATGGTGTTTCCGCTACTCGCGCTGCTGCTGTGGCTGCCTCATCTGCGTCGCGGTGCACCGGCGCAGATCAGCGCTTCCGGAGCGCTGCACAGCCGGGGGATCTGGCGCTCGGCGCTGGCCTGGCAGGTCACGCTGTTCCTCGGTATCAACTCACTGATTTATTACATTATTATTGGCTGGTTGCCGTCGATTTTGCTGACGCAGGGTTTTAGTGAAGCGCAGGCGGGTTCCCTGCACGGTGGTTTGCAACTGGCGACCGCCGCGCCGGGTTTACTGGTGCCGGTTTTCCTGCATCGGCTGAAAGATCAGCGCGGCATCGCGGCACTGGTGGCGCTTCTGTGCGCGGTGGGTTCGCTGGGATTATGGTTGCTGCCAGCACACGCCGTGCTGTGGACGGTTATTTTTGGTTTTGGCTCCGGCGCGACAATGATCCTCGGCCTCACATTTATTGGCCTGCGCGCCAGTTCCGCACATCAGGCGGCAGCCCTCTCCGGGATGGCGCAGTCGGTCGGTTACCTGCTGGCAGCCTGCGGCCCGCCGTTGATGGGGAAAATTCACGACGCCAGCGGCGACTGGCACCTGCCGTTGCTGGCATGTACCGTGCTGGCGGTGGTAATGGCGGTGTGCGGCGCGTTTGCTGGCCGCGATCGGGAAATTATTTCCCGCTAA
- the leuE gene encoding leucine efflux protein LeuE: MFAEFGVISYWTYFIGAIFIILVPGPNTFFVLKTSIAGGLRNGYTAAAGVFIGDAVLMFLAYAGVATLIKTTPVLFNIVRYLGAIYLLWLGGKMLYSTFVQRTPPQSDDDVHKGDILKRSLVLSLTNPKAILFYVSFFVQFIDIHYARPGVSFFILASTLELISFCYFSFLIVTGSYVTQWVKTKKRLTRLGNSLIGLIFVGFAARLATLQS, translated from the coding sequence GTGTTTGCGGAATTTGGCGTTATCAGTTACTGGACCTACTTTATCGGCGCAATTTTTATTATTTTGGTGCCCGGTCCGAACACCTTTTTTGTGCTGAAAACCAGTATCGCCGGCGGATTACGCAACGGGTATACCGCTGCGGCAGGCGTTTTTATTGGTGATGCTGTGCTGATGTTTCTCGCGTACGCCGGTGTCGCCACGCTGATTAAAACAACACCGGTATTGTTCAATATCGTGCGTTATCTCGGCGCGATTTACTTGCTCTGGCTTGGCGGGAAAATGCTCTACAGTACCTTTGTGCAGCGGACGCCGCCGCAAAGTGATGATGATGTGCATAAAGGCGATATTTTAAAACGCTCGCTGGTATTGAGCCTGACCAACCCGAAAGCGATTCTGTTTTATGTTTCGTTCTTTGTGCAGTTTATTGATATCCATTATGCCCGGCCCGGCGTGTCATTTTTTATTCTCGCCAGCACGCTGGAGCTCATCAGCTTCTGCTATTTCAGCTTCCTGATCGTGACAGGTTCTTATGTGACGCAATGGGTGAAGACAAAAAAACGCTTAACCCGTCTGGGAAATTCGCTGATTGGTTTAATCTTTGTCGGCTTCGCCGCCCGTCTGGCAACGTTGCAGTCCTGA
- a CDS encoding sensor domain-containing phosphodiesterase → MFTGLKKSESKRLATLELLSKEDKSRDAALAEFALLACEVMGVEGCFITTFDDVFQYIKYVKNIPIEHVKIRIEQTMCQYSLHSGQTVISSDTRLDGRFNHQPLVKNGDIVFYASAPMINKDGVIMGTLCASHPETYVPTSSQVASFLRVAALAAAYLESFYTVGLVDALTGLPNRQFLMKEMERLTLAKASTPYGLVIFDCIDMPRAYELSRYLGLEALEKLLRSFGSLLRLRLKLKDEVTLYAFTTARYAVLVDIDYALTLAKRAERLPCTQAKVAGDIDINLTLHTGYVKFSPQEDNVQEVVRQGISALHESIRQGIPALLFDPTLDHKRNKDFKLLHDLSEAIKSLDQLYMVYQPKVSLRSGKTEGVEALLRWKHPQLGNVSPALIVELAEKTTLMSDLTQWVIKTVIAQLKSWKQQGILLPVSINVTVSDFSRPGFADELERNVLAAGLYTSDLRIECLETEKVLESEPALAELDRLKLLGFTILLDDFGAGYSNISYLRRIPIDVIKLDRSLVSQVTTDTGSRIIARNVIMMLKELQYVVLAEGIEDLETARMLEEYGCDVAQGYLFSRPLSPEEIPDWLADSKPFRLLAKINAGENHHQYGI, encoded by the coding sequence ATGTTCACTGGTCTGAAAAAAAGCGAAAGCAAACGGTTGGCCACTCTGGAGCTGCTGAGCAAGGAGGATAAATCCCGCGATGCAGCACTGGCCGAGTTTGCTCTTCTGGCGTGCGAAGTTATGGGGGTTGAAGGCTGTTTTATCACTACATTCGATGATGTTTTTCAATATATCAAATATGTTAAAAACATTCCGATTGAGCACGTAAAAATACGAATCGAACAGACCATGTGCCAATATTCTTTGCACAGCGGCCAAACGGTAATTAGTTCAGATACCCGCCTTGATGGTCGATTTAATCATCAGCCGCTGGTAAAAAACGGCGATATTGTTTTTTATGCTTCAGCGCCAATGATAAATAAAGATGGCGTGATCATGGGTACGCTGTGTGCGAGTCATCCCGAAACCTACGTGCCCACATCCAGCCAGGTTGCCAGCTTTTTACGTGTTGCCGCCCTCGCCGCCGCCTATCTTGAATCCTTTTATACCGTCGGGTTGGTGGATGCGCTGACCGGCCTACCTAACCGTCAGTTTCTGATGAAAGAGATGGAACGGTTAACCCTTGCAAAAGCGAGCACTCCTTACGGGCTGGTGATTTTTGATTGCATCGATATGCCGCGCGCTTACGAACTCTCTCGCTATCTCGGCCTCGAAGCGCTGGAGAAACTGCTGCGCAGCTTCGGTTCACTGCTGCGTTTGCGCCTGAAGCTGAAAGACGAGGTCACGCTGTATGCCTTTACCACCGCGCGTTATGCCGTGCTGGTGGATATCGATTACGCGCTGACGCTGGCAAAACGGGCGGAACGTTTACCCTGTACACAGGCGAAAGTGGCTGGCGATATCGACATCAACCTGACGCTGCATACGGGTTACGTTAAATTTTCCCCGCAGGAAGACAATGTGCAGGAAGTGGTGCGCCAGGGAATTAGCGCCCTGCATGAGTCCATTCGCCAGGGTATTCCGGCGTTGCTTTTCGACCCGACCCTCGACCACAAACGCAATAAAGACTTCAAGCTGCTGCACGATCTCAGCGAAGCCATCAAATCCCTGGACCAGCTCTATATGGTCTATCAACCGAAGGTTTCGCTGCGCTCCGGTAAAACCGAAGGCGTCGAAGCGTTACTGCGCTGGAAACACCCGCAACTGGGGAATGTCTCTCCGGCCCTCATTGTCGAGCTGGCGGAAAAAACCACCCTGATGAGCGACCTTACGCAGTGGGTAATTAAAACGGTGATCGCACAGCTAAAAAGCTGGAAACAGCAGGGTATTTTGCTGCCGGTATCGATCAACGTGACGGTGAGCGATTTTTCGCGTCCGGGATTTGCCGATGAACTGGAACGCAACGTGCTCGCGGCCGGGCTTTATACCTCCGATCTGCGTATCGAATGTCTGGAGACGGAAAAAGTGCTGGAAAGCGAACCGGCGCTGGCGGAGCTGGACAGGCTTAAGCTACTGGGCTTTACCATTCTGCTTGATGACTTTGGCGCCGGATACAGCAATATCAGTTACTTACGCCGAATTCCGATCGACGTTATCAAGCTCGACCGCTCGCTGGTCAGCCAGGTGACCACCGACACCGGCAGCCGGATTATCGCCCGTAACGTGATTATGATGCTCAAAGAGTTACAGTACGTGGTACTGGCCGAGGGGATTGAGGATCTTGAAACCGCACGCATGCTGGAAGAGTATGGCTGCGATGTCGCACAGGGGTACCTCTTTTCACGCCCGCTGTCGCCCGAAGAGATCCCGGACTGGCTGGCTGACAGTAAACCCTTTCGTTTACTGGCGAAAATCAACGCTGGCGAGAATCACCACCAGTACGGCATTTAA
- a CDS encoding methyl-accepting chemotaxis protein translates to MRNNEPVTQQEYVFDNDATLMSTTDPQSHINYANDAFIQVSGFSLEELKGEPHNLVRHPDMPKEAFADMWGTLKQGEPWTALVKNRRRNGDHYWVRANAIPVVREGRIKGYMSVRTRPAAEEVAAAETLYREFRNGQSKGRRFHKGLIIRTGLMAWRSLFVTLPLRWRLRSALIIALLFSLAAAWLHALTLGQMASFSGFMTLLLLAIDIWLEQQIVRPIEHLRRQALQVASGEIHQVEQLNRVDEVGVTLRAINQLGLMFRWLVNDVSGQAVTVLKASDALREGNDSLSRQTEQAASNVQQTAATMNEMTATVRSNRETAAEVTTLSQGTQSAAQQGGQVMNQMIEMMSAIADSSRQIASITSIIDSIAFQTNILALNAAVEAARAGEQGKGFAVVAGEVRSLASRSASAASEIKALIETSVAHVDSGSELADNAGKTMKEIVSKVQNVTALIAQISAATAEQATALGEISLAVEDLDKITHQNAERVQEGAEATGRMNQQAIRLAEAISVFQ, encoded by the coding sequence ATGCGTAACAATGAACCCGTCACACAGCAAGAATACGTTTTCGATAATGATGCCACCTTAATGTCAACGACCGATCCACAAAGCCATATTAATTATGCTAACGACGCGTTTATCCAGGTCAGTGGTTTTTCGCTTGAGGAACTAAAAGGCGAGCCGCATAACCTGGTTCGTCATCCCGATATGCCAAAAGAAGCTTTTGCGGATATGTGGGGCACGCTGAAACAGGGAGAACCGTGGACGGCACTGGTAAAAAACCGCCGTCGTAATGGCGATCATTACTGGGTACGCGCTAACGCTATTCCGGTAGTGCGTGAGGGCAGGATCAAGGGTTATATGTCAGTACGTACGCGGCCCGCAGCGGAAGAAGTCGCGGCGGCGGAGACACTGTACCGTGAGTTTCGTAACGGCCAGAGCAAAGGCCGACGTTTTCATAAAGGGTTGATCATTCGCACCGGTTTGATGGCATGGCGCTCGCTGTTCGTCACCCTTCCCCTGCGCTGGCGATTACGTTCAGCGCTAATTATCGCGCTGTTATTCAGCCTTGCCGCCGCCTGGCTGCATGCATTGACACTGGGGCAAATGGCGAGTTTCTCGGGTTTTATGACGCTACTGCTGCTGGCAATCGATATCTGGCTTGAACAGCAAATCGTTCGCCCGATTGAACATCTGCGGCGCCAGGCGTTGCAGGTTGCCAGCGGCGAAATACATCAGGTGGAACAGCTCAACCGCGTAGATGAAGTGGGCGTCACGCTACGCGCCATCAACCAGCTTGGCCTGATGTTTCGCTGGCTGGTTAACGATGTCAGCGGCCAGGCGGTGACCGTGCTGAAAGCGTCAGATGCGCTGCGGGAAGGAAATGACTCCTTAAGCCGTCAGACTGAACAGGCGGCGTCAAATGTGCAGCAAACGGCCGCCACCATGAACGAAATGACAGCGACGGTAAGGAGTAACCGTGAGACGGCGGCGGAAGTGACCACCCTTTCGCAGGGTACGCAGAGCGCGGCGCAACAAGGCGGGCAGGTCATGAATCAGATGATCGAGATGATGTCGGCAATTGCGGACAGCTCGCGGCAAATTGCCAGCATCACCAGCATCATCGACAGTATCGCCTTTCAGACCAATATTCTGGCACTGAACGCCGCAGTAGAGGCAGCACGCGCGGGGGAACAAGGGAAAGGTTTTGCCGTGGTGGCTGGCGAAGTAAGAAGCCTGGCAAGCCGCAGCGCCAGCGCGGCCAGCGAAATCAAAGCGTTGATCGAAACCAGTGTGGCGCACGTCGATTCCGGTAGTGAGCTGGCCGATAACGCTGGCAAGACAATGAAAGAGATTGTCAGCAAGGTCCAGAATGTCACCGCGCTGATTGCACAAATCAGTGCCGCCACCGCCGAACAGGCGACGGCGCTTGGCGAAATTAGTCTGGCCGTGGAAGATCTGGACAAGATCACCCACCAGAATGCCGAGCGCGTGCAGGAAGGCGCTGAGGCCACCGGGCGCATGAATCAGCAGGCTATTCGTTTAGCAGAAGCTATTTCGGTGTTCCAGTAA
- a CDS encoding VOC family protein → MPITPVIDHAVINVDEELDQAQCLFQRMGFQLSTRGHHSMGSSNHLAIFADNYLELLGYEPARQTDARGLWNVAPGLAGLVWKTRDAHAVWRHLQQCQLDGEPPTRFFRPVILPDGSQTEARFCISRIRASAVEYGFSFFCEHQTPQAVWQPAWQVHPNSVQALSAFVIASPQPEQTLALYRQLFGTEARAEENGGYVLDSGTCCLRIITHQQASLEFALPPVAAQAPAKMVALCFQVASLEQLRRCLSQGDIQWREQGHQVLVMQQQAQWLAMRFAEKA, encoded by the coding sequence ATGCCGATTACCCCGGTTATCGATCACGCGGTGATTAATGTTGATGAAGAACTGGATCAGGCGCAATGCCTGTTCCAGCGGATGGGATTTCAGCTCAGTACGCGGGGACACCATTCGATGGGCTCCAGCAACCATCTGGCCATCTTTGCCGATAACTATCTGGAACTTTTAGGTTATGAACCCGCCCGCCAGACAGATGCGCGCGGTTTATGGAACGTAGCCCCAGGCCTTGCCGGGCTGGTCTGGAAAACCCGCGATGCGCATGCGGTATGGCGGCACCTCCAGCAATGCCAGCTCGATGGCGAACCGCCGACCCGCTTCTTCCGCCCGGTGATACTGCCGGACGGCAGCCAGACTGAGGCCCGGTTTTGTATCTCGCGGATCCGCGCCAGCGCCGTGGAATACGGCTTCAGTTTTTTCTGCGAACATCAGACGCCGCAAGCCGTCTGGCAGCCCGCCTGGCAAGTACATCCTAATAGCGTGCAGGCGCTGTCCGCGTTCGTTATTGCCTCGCCGCAACCTGAACAGACGCTGGCGCTGTATCGCCAGTTGTTCGGCACGGAGGCCCGCGCGGAGGAGAACGGCGGCTATGTGCTTGATTCAGGAACCTGTTGCCTGCGCATTATCACGCATCAACAAGCAAGCCTGGAGTTTGCGCTGCCGCCTGTTGCGGCGCAGGCACCGGCGAAAATGGTGGCGCTCTGTTTTCAGGTGGCTTCACTGGAGCAGCTCAGGCGCTGCCTTAGCCAGGGCGATATTCAGTGGCGAGAGCAGGGCCATCAGGTGCTGGTAATGCAGCAGCAGGCACAGTGGCTGGCGATGCGTTTTGCGGAAAAAGCATAG
- a CDS encoding PTS sugar transporter subunit IIB — translation MKKLLICCLFGNTANALAKRMQKAANEHGYPMLISAIGLDNFASVAPAFDCFLVAPHIQYKLDEIKAAVGNAPVAIIESYPFASMDGEKVLEFVMAKMPVLAE, via the coding sequence ATGAAAAAGTTACTAATATGTTGTCTTTTCGGCAATACCGCCAATGCACTGGCGAAACGGATGCAAAAGGCAGCCAACGAACATGGCTATCCAATGCTGATTAGTGCAATCGGTCTGGATAATTTCGCCAGCGTCGCTCCCGCCTTTGACTGTTTTCTGGTCGCGCCGCACATCCAGTACAAACTGGACGAAATTAAGGCCGCCGTGGGTAATGCCCCTGTCGCGATTATCGAAAGTTATCCTTTCGCGTCAATGGATGGTGAGAAAGTGCTGGAGTTTGTGATGGCGAAAATGCCCGTGCTGGCAGAATAA
- a CDS encoding CTP synthase C-terminal region-related (seleno)protein: MHHIPPKKTLRIALVGDYSHDIVAHQAIPLAIDDAAAVLEITADYDWLPTSEINSAEDLVGYDAIWVVPGSPYKNARGAFIAIQYARENAVPFLGTCGGFQHAVIEYARNVLGWSDAAHAETENEGRMVISALTCALVDQTGTIELRPNTLIARAYGRDVVEEAYRCSFGVSPEFARELESGDLRVTGWDEEGEIRAVELVTHPFFVATLFQHERAALAGRPSPLVQAMLRAACE, from the coding sequence ATGCATCATATCCCTCCGAAAAAAACACTGCGTATCGCACTGGTCGGCGATTACAGCCATGACATTGTTGCTCATCAGGCGATTCCGCTGGCGATTGATGACGCTGCTGCCGTACTGGAAATTACCGCTGATTACGACTGGTTACCGACCAGCGAAATTAACAGCGCCGAAGATCTGGTCGGCTATGATGCCATCTGGGTGGTGCCGGGAAGCCCCTATAAAAATGCCCGTGGCGCGTTTATCGCCATTCAGTATGCGCGAGAAAATGCCGTGCCGTTCCTCGGTACCTGCGGCGGCTTTCAGCATGCGGTGATCGAATATGCCCGCAATGTGCTGGGCTGGAGCGACGCTGCACATGCCGAAACGGAAAACGAAGGGCGCATGGTGATCTCTGCGCTGACCTGCGCGCTGGTGGATCAAACCGGTACCATCGAACTGCGACCGAATACGCTGATTGCCCGCGCGTATGGCCGTGATGTGGTGGAAGAGGCCTACCGTTGCAGCTTTGGCGTTTCGCCAGAGTTTGCCCGCGAGCTGGAGAGCGGCGATCTGCGCGTGACCGGTTGGGATGAAGAGGGCGAAATCCGCGCGGTGGAACTGGTGACGCACCCGTTCTTTGTCGCCACGTTGTTCCAGCATGAACGCGCTGCGCTGGCCGGGCGACCTTCACCGCTGGTACAGGCGATGCTGCGCGCCGCCTGCGAATAA
- a CDS encoding DUF488 domain-containing protein → MIQCKRVYDAASDDDGYRVLVDRLWPRGVKKADLRFDEWNKTLAPSTELRKAFHGEVLDFASFSEAYRKELDGQKTAGEQLAARGKKSTVTLLYAAKNQAQNHAIVLAEWLRSLT, encoded by the coding sequence ATGATCCAATGTAAACGTGTTTATGACGCCGCCAGCGACGACGACGGTTACCGGGTGCTGGTGGACCGGCTCTGGCCGCGCGGCGTAAAAAAAGCCGATCTGCGTTTTGATGAATGGAACAAAACGCTGGCACCCTCAACGGAGCTGCGCAAAGCCTTTCACGGGGAAGTGCTCGATTTCGCCAGCTTCAGCGAAGCCTACCGCAAAGAGCTGGATGGGCAAAAAACGGCAGGTGAACAGCTCGCGGCGCGGGGTAAAAAAAGTACCGTTACGCTGTTATACGCGGCGAAAAACCAGGCGCAGAATCATGCCATCGTGCTGGCTGAATGGCTGCGCTCGTTGACTTAG